TGTTTCTTGGGTGTGCTATCCATGCAGggtatgacagtgtgtgtggaTATTGTGGGCTCATTGCAGGACGAGGCATCCCCAGCGTCCCTGACAGACCTGTGCCTGTCCCTGGTGAGCACCAGTCTAGAGCGGTTCTGTGTGAAACAAGCCGATGGGTCCCTGTGTCTTCGCGAGTCCGTGGTCTTCCCGCAAGAGCTGGCGGACCAGCTGCTGTGCAAGATGGCCACTGAGGGTGAGCAGATGGCGGTTAGCCAACGAGCAGTTCCACACAAGAGCTCACACATCTGCTAGTGGCGGACAACCACGGTATTTCTTTTTCAGGTGGTGTAAGTTTGAGGatcttaaaaatacatgttctgTCATACAGAAAGTAGGAAGCCAGGGACCTGGTTGTCCATTACACAGCCAAGCCTGTTGCTCACACTGGTGCAGTTTTATCAAGCAATTGTTTGGAAATGTTCCAAGTTGTTTGTTCTGAGTGTGATACCTTGCTATAGGCTGTTCCTCAGTAGTCCAGCGTTATTTTGCAGGTGCTGTGAAATGATGGAAGGCGGCAGGTTGCGATTGCTGTCTGAGCTATGTGTCTCCCTCCAGGTCTGCTGAATGATAGCACGGTGGGCATTTTCCGCAGCTGCCAGTATCTGCGTCTGCGCCGGGCCTGCATCCGCACAGCTCGCATCTCGGCCGAAGCTTTCCGCCGAGCCATCTGCCCTCACCGCCTGCTGGAGCTGGACGCAGCGAAGGTCAACGCGGACCTGACCATCTCTGACATCCTGCGGGGACTGGCGTCCAACAAGGAGTGCCAGGAGAGCCTCCAGCGGCTGGTGCTGAACGGCCTGACCATGTCGCTGGAGGAACCCAACCGCCGCTGCTTCAGCTCCCTCCAGGGCCTGCGCTCGCTCAGCGTGGCCAACGTGGACTTCTACGACTCGGGGCTGGCCGACGTCTGCGCCCTGCCCCGCCTCGAGAGCCTGGACATCTCTAACACCTCGGTCACCAACCTGTCGCCCCTGCTGGGCTGCCGGACGCGCCTGCGCTACCTCACCATGCACCAGCTCAAGCGGCTGGAGATGACCACCGCCTCGCTCCTCTTCGTGCTCAGCCACCTGGAAGGCCTGCAGCACCTCGACATCTCCGACGACAAGCAGTTCACCTCGGACGTGGCCCGGCAGCTCCTGGAGCAGCCCGGGATCCTCCCCGCGCTGGTCTCGCTGGACGTGTCCGGCCGCAAGCAGGTGACGGATGCGGCAGTCAAGGCCTTCGTGGAGCAGAGGCCCGGCATGACCTTTGTGGGGCTGCTGGCCACTGATGCAGGATTCTGTGACTTCCTGTCTGGAGAGGGCAGCTTGAAGGTGGGCAGGGAAAGCGCCATGATGGGACCCTCTTGTTCAGTTGGTATGTAGTTGTAGTTGTGCTGATTTTtgcatgagcatgtgtgttcatATGCAAATTTTCCCACAGGTAACTGGGGAGGCTAACGAAACGCAGATCTGCGAGGCCTTGCGCAGATATAGTGAGCGGGAGTGTTTTGTGCGGGAGGCCCTGTTCCACCTCTTCAGCCTCACTCATGTGATGGAGAAACCACGGCCAGATATCCTGAAGGTACATTGAGGAAGAGTCATCTCGCTCTCACTTCACTTCAGTCttaatgtctgtctgtatggAAGCCCCTCTATAAGACATtaagtgtctctctgtgcttcagCTGGTGGTGATGGGAATGCAGAACCACCCATTGACGCTGCACGTCCAGCTGGCAGCCAGCGCCTGTGTCTTCAACCTGACCAAGCAGGACCTGGCAGCCGGTATGCCTGTCCGCCTGCTGGGCACCGTcacccagctgctgctggaggccaTGAGGAACTTCCCCAACCACCAGCAGGTATTCATCACTGCTAACTGGAATCCACAGTCCCACTCCACCAGCACTCAGTGCTAAAAAAACTGACCTGTTCCTGAAAATATCCACACACTTAAACCTGATCTCCTT
The nucleotide sequence above comes from Megalops cyprinoides isolate fMegCyp1 chromosome 2, fMegCyp1.pri, whole genome shotgun sequence. Encoded proteins:
- the zyg11 gene encoding protein zyg-11 homolog, with the protein product MDEASPASLTDLCLSLVSTSLERFCVKQADGSLCLRESVVFPQELADQLLCKMATEGLLNDSTVGIFRSCQYLRLRRACIRTARISAEAFRRAICPHRLLELDAAKVNADLTISDILRGLASNKECQESLQRLVLNGLTMSLEEPNRRCFSSLQGLRSLSVANVDFYDSGLADVCALPRLESLDISNTSVTNLSPLLGCRTRLRYLTMHQLKRLEMTTASLLFVLSHLEGLQHLDISDDKQFTSDVARQLLEQPGILPALVSLDVSGRKQVTDAAVKAFVEQRPGMTFVGLLATDAGFCDFLSGEGSLKVTGEANETQICEALRRYSERECFVREALFHLFSLTHVMEKPRPDILKLVVMGMQNHPLTLHVQLAASACVFNLTKQDLAAGMPVRLLGTVTQLLLEAMRNFPNHQQLQKNCLLSLCSDRILQEVPFNRFEAAKLVMQWLCNHEDQNMQRMAVAIISILAAKLSTEQTAQLGAELFIVKQLLHIVRQKTAQGIVDATLKFTLSALWNLTDESPTTCRHFIENQGLELFIKVLESFPSESSIQQKVLGLLNNIAEVGELHSELMVQGFLDHICNLLHSPEVEVSYFAAGILAHLTSRGEAVWTLGLPLRSTLLEELHSAILKWPTPECEMVAYRSFNPFFPLLECFQTPGVQLWAAWAMQHVCSKNASRYCSMLIEEGGLQQLEAVMTQPGTHSDVRRLAESILDSLERHRARTGQPLPPSVPRCQRHQGSQKEKDIP